One part of the Prunus persica cultivar Lovell chromosome G5, Prunus_persica_NCBIv2, whole genome shotgun sequence genome encodes these proteins:
- the LOC109949328 gene encoding glycine-rich protein 5-like codes for MGSAWRLLFSLFCIQILAASVVARNIVSVRYDEEGKNLAFGKGGGFGGEGGGFGGGVGSGLGSGLGGGIGKSGRVRGGGAGGGFGKGRRILKGGGGGGGGGGRGGGRAGGGKHGEFHGGVHGGARGRVHSNAGGGLGKGALQQTVLLMAFYCTFAIFL; via the coding sequence atgGGAAGTGCTTGGaggcttttgttttctttgttttgcatTCAAATCCTTGCAGCGAGTGTGGTTGCAAGGAATATAGTGAGTGTGCGGTATGACGAGGAGGGAAAGAACTTAGCTTTTGGGAAGGGAGGGGGATTTGGCGGTGAAGGTGGTGGTTTTGGAGGCGGTGTTGGTAGTGGTCTTGGGAGTGGTCTTGGTGGTGGCATTGGTAAAAGTGGCAGGGTACGCGGTGGTGGAGCTGGTGGTGGCTTTGGAAAAGGACGACGCATTCTTAAGgggggtgggggtgggggtgggggtgggggtCGTGGTGGAGGAAGAGCTGGTGGTGGCAAGCATGGTGAATTCCATGGTGGTGTACATGGTGGAGCTAGGGGTAGAGTTCACAGCAATGCTGGTGGTGGACTTGGAAAAGGTGCACTACAACAGACAGTGTTATTAATGGCATTTTATTGCACTTTTGCCATATTCCTATAA
- the LOC109949327 gene encoding uncharacterized protein LOC109949327 produces MEKHDLLTMLSIFLWEIWKTRCKAIMEGCRIDPCKVVETTGKAKVEFQKVWQGNANSVTSRSPSIGEVCSWEPPPMGFVKVNIDGSWQSNGRKVGVGVVIRNSVGEFLGGLAASRVGHSALEVEAEAAVMGLELAANLGYSDVYVESDSKTLVDGINEDIRNRAWTIRPSIEVI; encoded by the coding sequence atggaaaagcatGATCTGCTCACTATGCTAAGCATCTTTCTTTGGGAAATATGGAAGACCAGATGCAAAGCTATCATGGAAGGTTGTAGAATTGATCCATGCAAAGTGGTTGAAACAACAGGTAAGGCAAAGGTGGAATTTCAGAAAGTGTGGCAAGGTAATGCAAATAGTGTAACGAGCCGTTCCCCTTCAATTGGCGAGGTCTGCTCGTGGGAGCCGCCGCCAATGGGTTTTGTTAAAGTTAATATTGATGGGAGTTGGCAAAGCAATGGTAGAAAAGTTGGTGTTGGAGTCGTTATTCGAAATTCAGTTGGGGAGTTTCTAGGAGGCTTGGCTGCATCACGAGTGGGTCACTCTGCTCTTGAGGTGGAGGCTGAAGCAGCTGTCATGGGGTTGGAGCTTGCGGCCAATCTTGGCTATAGTGATGTCTACGTGGAATCTGACTCAAAGACCCTTGTGGACGGGATCAATGAGGATATAAGGAACCGTGCTTGGACTATCAGGCCTTCTATTGAGGTTATCTAG
- the LOC18775683 gene encoding VAN3-binding protein, translating into MESGYFSAWKTAGSLHGLQHVEEAEEMKIVPTLPAIPQPQTPQEPMEFLSRSWSLSASEISKALAQKQKQFSLEKSPDKFPEATDVPQLTGKIVKSVNNRRTKSMGKWFHHKEFTSSTVKKKDKERVERARVHSAVSIAGVAAALAAVTAAENSSGSGSKTTMALALATELLASHCIEMAELAGANHDRVASAVRSAVDIQSPGDLMTLTAAAATALRGESALKSRLPKEARKNAAISPYDRGMAEIPSAGAFYSQVEEQDPPCAGELLQLTGKGVLQWKRVSVYINNKSQVIVKLKRKHVGGAFSKKNKSVVYGVCDETSAWPYKKEREISEEVYFGLKTGQGLLEFKCKNKVHKQKWVDGIKNLLRRVNYFEETEHSLGFLNISNSI; encoded by the exons ATGGAAAGTGGTTATTTTTCAGCTTGGAAGACTGCTGGTTCTTTGCATGGGCTACAACATGTAGAGGAAGCTGAGGAGATGAAAATAGTGCCCACCTTGCCTGCAATCCCTCAGCCACAAACACCACAGGAGCCTATGGAGTTTTTGTCAAGGTCATGGAGTCTTTCTGCTTCAGAAATCTCAAAGGCTCTTGCTCAAAAGCAGAAGCAATTTTCTCTTGAAAAAAGCCCTGACAAATTCCCAGAAGCAACTGACGTGCCACAACTG ACAGGAAAGATTGTAAAGTCTGTTAATAATCGGAGAACGAAGTCAATGGGCAAATGGTTCCACCATAAGGAGTTCACTAGTAGCAcagtgaagaagaaagataagGAAAGGGTAGAAAGAGCACGAGTGCATTCTGCTGTCTCCATTGCAGGAGTTGCTGCAGCCTTGGCAGCTGTAACTGCAGCAGAAAACTCCAGTGGTTCTGGCTCAAAAACgaccatggctttggctttggctACAGAGTTGCTGGCATCACATTGCATTGAAATGGCTGAATTAGCCGGAGCTAATCATGACCGTGTGGCATCTGCTGTTAGATCAGCAGTGGACATTCAAAGTCCTGGTGACCTTATGACTCTTACAGCAGCAGCTGCTACAG CTTTGCGAGGAGAATCGGCTTTGAAATCAAGGTTACCGAAAGAAGCAAGAAAGAATGCTGCTATTAGTCCCTATGATCGGGGAATGGCTGAAATTCCTTCAGCTGGTGCTTTTTATAGTCAAGTAGAGGAGCAGGATCCTCCCTGTGCTGGAGAACTACTGCAACTTACAGGAAAAG GTGTTTTACAATGGAAACGTGTCTCTGTCTATATCAACAATAAATCTCAG GTTATAGTTAAACTCAAGCGTAAACATGTTGGAGGAGCattctccaagaaaaataaaa GTGTTGTTTATGGAGTCTGTGATGAGACTTCTGCTTGGCCatataagaaagaaagggaaattTCAGAAGAGGTCTATTTCGGGCTCAAAACTGGACAGGGTCTACTAGAGTTCAAGTGCAAGAACAAGGTTCATAAGCAGAAATGGGTTGATGGGATCAAAAATCTTCTTCGTCGAGTCAACTACTTTGAAGAAACTGAGCACTCTCTGGGATTTTTAAATATCAGTAATAGTATATGA
- the LOC18776296 gene encoding probable aquaporin TIP-type, protein MVKLAFGSFGDSFSVGSLKSYLAEFIATLLFVFAGVGSAIAYGKLTSAALDPAGLVAVAIAHAFALFVGVSIAANISGGHLNPAVTLGLAIGGNITILTGIFYWIAQLLGSIVASFLLKFVTQLDVPTHTLASGVGAIEGVVFEIIITFALVYTVYATAADPKKGSLGIIAPIAIGFIVGANILAAGPFSGGSMNPARSFGPAVASGDFTDNWIYWVGPLIGGGLAGLVYGDIFIGSYSPVPAAEDYA, encoded by the exons ATGGTGAAGTTGGCTTTTGGTAGCTTTGGTGACTCGTTTAGTGTTGGCTCCCTCAAGTCCTATCTAGCTGAGTTCATTGCCAcccttctttttgtgtttgctGGTGTTGGATCTGCCATTGCTTACG GTAAGCTGACATCAGCAGCCTTGGACCCTGCGGGACTGGTAGCGGTGGCCATAGCCCATGCATTTGCACTGTTTGTGGGGGTCTCTATTGCTGCAAACATCTCAGGTGGCCATTTGAACCCAGCTGTCACACTTGGATTGGCCATTGGAGGCAACATCACCATCCTCACTGGCATATTCTACTGGATTGCCCAACTCTTGGGCTCCATCGTTGCCAGCTTTCTCCTCAAGTTTGTCACTCAATTG GATGTGCCAACCCATACACTTGCCTCAGGGGTAGGTGCAATTGAGGGAGTGGTATTTGAGATCATCATAACCTTTGCTCTGGTCTACACTGTCTATGCCACAGCTGCTGACCCCAAGAAGGGTTCACTGGGAATCATAGCACCCATTGCAATTGGGTTCATTGTTGGGGCCAACATTCTTGCCGCCGGCCCATTCAGCGGTGGCTCGATGAACCCCGCCCGGTCGTTTGGCCCAGCTGTTGCCAGCGGAGACTTCACCGACAACTGGATCTACTGGGTCGGCCCACTAATTGGTGGTGGGCTGGCCGGGCTCGTCTATGGTGACATTTTCATTGGGTCCTATAGCCCAGTCCCCGCAGCTGAAGATTATGCTTAA